Below is a window of Leucoraja erinacea ecotype New England chromosome 11, Leri_hhj_1, whole genome shotgun sequence DNA.
AGTCGGAGTGCTCCAAGGTGCAGTGGGTGACCAGCACCGCGTTGTAGGGCTCGACCACCACAGCCGTGGAGATCTGCGGCGCCGGGTAGATGGAAAAACTCCAGCTTGGATTTCTTGCCGTAGTCCACGGAGAGTCTCTCCATGAGGAGGGAGGTGAAGCCCGAGCCGGTGCCGCCGCCGAAACTGTGGAAGATGAGGAACCCCTGCAGTCCGGTGCACAGATCGgcctgagggggggagagaatggacaaaaGCTCAATTCTGTGCCAACGTGTAAAGGGAAGGAGCGACACCAGAGGGTTATGGTGCTCTCTACAGCCGGCGCAGAGCGAGATGGTCCGGTGAGTATCTCAGTGATAAACAGAGCGGTGACAATGAGTATTTGGGAACACCGTGGCCGCAGCACTCGCGAATAATCCAGTGCAACCGGATACATTGGCGCTGTAAGCACGCGGAGCAATTTGCAGTCCCTGAGCAACCTACCAGTTTCCGGATGCGATCCAGGACGAGGTCCACGATCTCCTTGCCGATGGAGCAGTGGCCCCGGGCGTAGTTATTGGCCGCGTCTTCCTTGCCGGTGATGAGCTGCTCAGGGTGGAAGAGCTGCCGGTAGGTGCCGGTCCGCACCTCATCTGTATGGCGGCACAGAGGGAGAATTAACCAATGCCACACACTGCCCCCTCTCCGCACGGGAAGGACTTAAGAGAACGCCCAACATTCTCCTCAACCTCCAACTTACCGATCACCGTGGGCTCCAGGTCGATGAACACGGCCCTTGGTACGTGCTTGCCCGCACCCGTCTCGCTGAAGAAGGTGTTGAACGAATCGTCGCCGCCTCCGATGGTCGAGTCGCTGGGCATCTGTCCATCCGGTTGGATCCCGTGCTCCAGGCAATACAACTCCCAGCAAGCGTTGCCAACCTGGACGCCAGCCTGGCCGATGTGGATTGAAAGACACTCGCGCTGTTGGCGAGGGGAAACAGGCGGTGAGATATTAGGGCGAGAGGTGCGCGTTGGTAATTACTCGTTTGCTGGTGCAGGCCGCGTGATTTACATAATTCCTATTGATCACCACTTGGACTTATTCATAGCCTGTTTGCCCCTGATCATTCATCGTCCCACGCCCAATATAACcaccttctcagttccacccaacatTGCAATTCGCAGATTCTCCACGCTGCCTTCGCCAATTGTAACCCTCAAATTCTTCGAAATTGCGTTCCTCGTTTCCCTGCCCAATATTACCCTGCGCCCTCCCCCCGTCGCCGTCTCATTCCCGCTCTAAGTTCCCAGTTATCTACCACGTTCCCATTCCCCGGGTGTGCTCTCCCCTTCCCGTGTCCTGTGTCTGTAGCCAATCGCTTCCCTCCCCCGTGGATCCCTCGCCCGGGGAACACGCGCGTCCCGCGGACATTCTCCCGCGCGCTGACCATGTTGCTCCGCTCGCGTGGTTCTTGAGACTGTGACGCAATGCGGCGCCGCTCCGGTATTTATACGGCCCCGGGGATAGAACGGTGGCGTTCGCCAAACGCGCGCCGATTGGGCAATGAGAACAATGACCTTGGTTGCCACAGGAAACAAACATAGAAGGTTCCAAGGCGCTCGTTGCTGAATTGTGACGTAGTACAATGGACCTCCAGTGACGTAATCCATTGGCTGTCTTCACCTCTCAGATTCCAATCTATCAATTACAGCTGGAAATTAAAGTATCTGACCACATGTCTCCAAATGATACCTAGCGCCAACTATTTGACTTCCTAACCCCATGGAATCAACTGGTCTAATTAATTTAGCTACTTTACCGGTGGAAAAATTGCTGCAGATCACAGCGAATGTGATGTTAATCCCACGCATACAAGAGATAGCCATCAATCTATCTCCATTCATCACTTCATAATCCGGGATCTCCGGTCTATCATCGCATTGTCTGACATCAAATGTTATTGATTTAGTACCATCACGTGTGCTGTGAAAAAATATTTGTTAGGCGTACTATCCACGCAGATCACATCACTCCTCAGTATATCTGGTAGCGCAACACAAAAAAATTAGCAAGGTGCAGAGTGTAGTGTTACATCTAGAGAATAAAAAAGAGCTTTTTTTATTTTCAAGCATGAGGATCTAGGGAAGGTAGCACAGGTGAGGTCTGCTTGGaacaagctgtccctgaatcaatGGTACGTTCTTTCATGCTTTGGTACACGCTGTCCAACAGAAGTGGAGAGAAGACTGAATGACCGGGGCTTAAGGGATGGAAGGGAGGGATGGGGTGTGAGTGATTGTGACGATTCATGCAATTAGATTCCAATTGATAAATCACTGATTAATAAAGGCTGATTGAACATCTCGATTGATTGCGAGATGTACTCTACAAATATGATGACGTGCAATCCAACAGAACCCCAGCTATCTCGAATctcgttatgcccctgtcccacgtaggaaacctctggtgactttgcgccccaccctaggtttccttgcggttcccggaggttgcagttggttgtcggaggttgctgggagtggaagcaggtagggacactgccaaaaacctccgggaacctggcAACATTGGGCAGGCGTTGCATATCGCTCTGCAGCAGGGAGATGTAATAATTGAACATTATTGTAAGTGTTCCGCACTGATCGCTGTGGCATGCTTGTTCCTTAGGGCCATCGCTGGTTCTTACAATAGATTATGAATTTGGTTGCTATTGGCAACTACAAGTGGACTGAATCCTATAGTACACAACCAGGCAAAAATCCCATGATATCTGTGGAGAGCCTCTTGAATGAAGCATTGTTGGCAGTGGGTGACAGAACCATGGAAGCATCACCATGGGAATGGACTTGTTCTATTATCCCTAGAAGCAGGCAGCCTCCGATGGAATCACAACAAGAGCTGTGTTTGAGAaagtaacatgcaacaaaaaaatatCTTTCATCCTCGCTGCTTCACATCCACTGAATGGGAAAAGGATCATGTAGTCACCCTGCGGGGGATGGGGGCAGCACATTCCTGCCTGTGATGGCAAAGCTCAGATGGCCAAGGATATCCAGGCTGTGGTCCATAAAAAGTTAATCACTTCATGACTgacctatctttctctctcaactccattttcctgccttctcaccataaccccacCACCCATATCAATGAtatatctatccatctctgcgaccgctatgaggggggggggcggcgtccccgctgttgctgctgctgctgtgcggggcccgacattcgctccgaccctcggTCACCCCGCACTACAGCCTCCGCCGTCGCCGACCAAAGCGAACGACCGCagcggggtggagggggggggggggggggggggggggggggggggcgtggggcgaGGGACCGGCCGAAGCAGCGCCTGGTATCGGATCACGGCCGCTGCCAGCACTGTTCCGAGTCAGTCCTTCCCGCTTCCCACCCGCCGGCAGCAGCCAGGCTCCGACGCCGCGCATGGAGGCGATGCACCGTGCTGGGAGACACCGCAGCCCCGTGCACGGAGGAGCGGGCACTCCTTTTTTTCCCAAATCATCCGGCGGGTCGGATTGGACCATTCGCGGGTAGTTTAACACCCCCGAAAAAAAACAATCAGCTTCTCCCTCCCGAAACGCAacgcaacgcaatatttcacggccccactcacccaaactaagCCCGGGGCGTCGAGGCGATGCATTGAAAATGGCTGCGTAAAATCCCGCCAACTGCGCGCTTGCGGAGAGGCGGAGTCATTATACGTCGCTACTGCGTCAccagcttcccccaactgcgattgactgattgactgactgactgactgactgactgactgactgactgactgactgactgactgactgactgactgactgactgactgactgactgactgactgactgactgactgactgactgactgactgactgactgactgactgactgactgactgactgactgactgactgactgactgcgtgactgactgactgactgactgactgactgactgactgactgactgactgactgactgactgactgactgactgactgactgactgactgactgattgattgattgattgattgattgattgattgattgattgattgattgattgattgattgattgattgattgattgattgattgattgattgattgattgatagaaacatagagacatagaaattaggtgcaagagtaggccatttggcccttcgagcctgcaccgccattcaatatgatcatggctgatcatcaactcagtatcccgtacctgccttctctccataccctctgatccccttggccacaagggccacatctaactccctcttaaatatagccaatgaactggcctcaactaccctctgtggcagagagttccagagattcaccactctctgtgtgaaaaaagttctcctcatctcggttttaaaggatttcccccttatccttaagctgtgaccccttgtcctggatttccccaacatcggaaacaaacttcctgcatctagcctgtccaaccccttaagaattttgtaagtttctataagatcccctctcaatctcctaaattctagagagtgtaaaccaagtctatccagtctttcttcataaggcccagggagccgttggtgagaggggaggagtacctgcgctgtaagtataaaatacaccgcggggcttgttttcacagaggcccagggagccgttggtgagagggggggagtacctgcgctgtaagtacaaaatacaccgcggggcttgttttcacagaggcccagggagccgttggttgagaggggaggagtacctgcgctggaaCCAAAATCGCCAACgctccagagaaggagtctgggggaagcctctgattggtttacatttttacatttctgcctttagggtaaggattctgggagttaaggattctgggagttaaggattctgggagttaagggtacagtatttattagtaaagtttaacagataaagttttgtgtttttttaatatttaatatagttaaattgggagtaggatatgtcggtggagattggccccgtggtttgctcagcctgcaacatgtgggagatcagggatatggtcggtgtccctggtgactacgtttgcaggaagtgtgtccagctgcagctcctggcagaccgcattgaacgattggaactgcggctggattcatactggagcatccacgatgctgagaaagtcgtggatggCACggacagtgagttggtcacaccgcaggtaaaaggtaagaggacagaaagggaacgggtggccaatagccagcaaagcagtaggcaggtagtgcaggagtcccctgcggtcatctccctcctaaacaggtataccattttggatactgttgagggagattgctcatcaggagaatgcagcagcagccaagttcatggcaccatgggtggctctgcggcacacaTGAGGGggtgaaaaagagtggaagggcaatagtaataggggattcaattgtcaggggaatagatagccgtttctgcggccgcaaacgagactccaggatggtatgttgcctccctggtgcaagggtcagggatgtcactgaacggctgcagaacattctggagggggagggtgaacagccagttgtcgtggtgcatattggcaccaacgatataggtaaaaaaagggatgaggtcctacaggatgaatttagggagctaggagataagcttaaaagtaggacctcaaaggtaataatctctggattactaccagtaccacgggccagtcagagcagaaataggaggatattgcagatgaatacgtggcttgaaaaatggtgcaagggggagggatttaaatttttagggcattggaaccagttctgggggaggtgggaccagtacaaacaggacggtctgcacctgggctggaatggaaccaatgtccttgggggagtgtttgctagtgctggcggggaggatttaaactaatgtggcaggggggtgggtacaagagcagagaggcagggggtgtaaaatgaaagtagaagcaataggtaacaaggtgaaaagtaaaagtggcaggcagacaaaaccagggcaaaaatcaaaaagggccacttttcaacataattgtataaggggtaagagcgttgtaaaaacaagcctgaaggctttgtgtctcaatgcaaggagtattcgtaataaggtggatgagttgaacgtgcagatagccgttaatgattatgatatagttgggatcacggagacatggctgcagggtgaccaaggctgggagctgaacatccagggatattcaatattcaggagggatagagagaaaggaaaagaaggatgggtagtgttgctggttagagaggagattaacgcaatggaaaggaaggacattagtttggaggatgtggaatcggtatgggtagagctgcgaaacactaaggggcagaaaacgctggtgggtgttgtgtacaggccacctaacagtagtagtgaagttggagatggtatcaaacaggaaattagaaatgcttgcgacaaaggcaaagcagttataatgggtgacttcaatctacatatagattgggtgaatcaaattggcaggggtgctgaggaagaggatttcttggaatgtatactggatagttatctaaatcaacatgtagaggatccaacgagagagctggctattttagactgggtattgagtaatgaggaagggttagttagtagtcttgttgtgcatggccccttgggcaagagtgaccataatatggttgagttcttcattacgaTGGAGAGTgaaattgttaattcagaaacaatggttttgaacttaaagaaaggtaactttgagggtatgagacgtgaattggccaagattgactggcaattaattctaaaagggttgacggtggatatgaaatggaaggcatttaaagactgcatggatgaactacaaaaattgttcatcccagtttagcaaaagaataaatcagggaaggtagtgcatccgtggattacaagggaaatcagggatagtatcaaagcaaaggatgatgcgtacaaactagccagaaaaaagcagcataccagaggactgggagaaattcagagaccagcagaggaggacgaagggcttaattaggaaaggaaaaatggattatgaaagaaaactggcagggaacataaaaactgactgcaaaagtgtttatagatatgtgaaaagaaagagattagttaaaacaaatgtaggtccctggcagtcagaaacaggtgagttgatcatggggaaccaggatatggcggaccaattgaataactactttggttccgtcttcactaaggaagacataaataatctgccggaaatagcaggagcCCGAGGGTCAAAGGagctggaggaattgagtgaaatccaggttagtcgggaagtggtgttgggtaaattgaatggattaaaggccgataaatccccagggccagataggctgcatcccagagtacttaaggaagtagctccagaaatagtggatgcattagtaataatctttcaaaactctttagattctggagtagttccagaggattggcgggttgcaaacgtaaccacactttttaagaagggagggagagagaaaacggggaattacagaccagttcgtctaacatcggtagtggggaaactgctagagtcagttattaaagatgggatagcagcacatttggaaagtggtgaaatcattggacaaagtcagcatggatttacgaaaggtaaatcatgtctgacgaatcttatagaatttttcgaggatgtaactagtagcgtggataggggagaaccagtagatgtggtgtatctggacttccagaagggtttcgacaaggtcccacataagagattagtatacaaacttaaagcacacggcattgggggttcagtattgatgtggacagagaactggctggcaaacaggaagcaaagagtaggagtaaatgggtccttttcacaatgcaggcagtgactagtggggtaccgcaaggctcagtactgggaccccagctatttacaatatatattaatgatctggatgagggaattgaaggcaatatctccatgtttgcggatgacactaagctggggggcagtgttaggtgtgaggaggatgctaggagactgcaagttgacttggataggctgggtgagtgggcaaatgtttggcagatgcagtataatgtggataaatgtgaggttatccattttggtggcaaaaacgggaaagcagactattatctaaatggtggccgattgggaaagggggagatgcagcgagaccagggtgtcatggtacaccagtcattgaaggtaggcatgtaggtgcagcaggcagtaaagaaagcgaatggtatgttggctttcatagcaagaggatttgagtataggagcagggaggttctactgcagttgtacagggtcttggtgagaccacacctggagtattgcgtgcagttttggtctccaaatctgaggaaggacattattgccatagagggagtgcagagaaggttcaccagactgattcctgggatgtcaggactgtcttatgaagaaagactggatagacttggtttatactctctggaatttaggagattgaggggggatcttatagaaacttacaaaattcttaaggggttggacaggctagatgcaggaagattgttcccgatgttggggaagtccaggacaaggggtcacagcttaaggatatgggggaaatcctttaaaaccgagatgagaagaacttttttcacacagagagtggtgaatctctggaactctttgccacagagggtagttgaggccagttcattggctatatttaagagggagttagatgtggcccttgtggccaaggggatcagagggtatggagagaaggcaggtacgggatactgagttggatgatcagccatgatcatattgagtggcggtgcaggctcgaagggccgaatggcctactcctgcacctaatttctatgtttctatttctataagacagtcctgacatcccaggaatcagtctggtgaaccttctctggcaataatgtccttcctcagatttggagaccaaaactgcacgcaatactccaggtgtggtctcaccaagacactgtacaactgcagttgattgattgattgattgattgattgattgattgattgattgattgattgattgattgattgattgattgattgattgattgattgattgattgattgattgattgattgattgattgattgattgattgattgattgataccttTGTtcctgcattcaatcattcattcattcgttcattcattcatgttctgACTTCGTGCACTAtctatatctttaaaaaaaaatacaaactctTTGCAGATATTCTCCAAAGCCTCCTGCGGACCAGAATAAACGATACAACTTTGTCTAAATTCTCCCTTTTGTTAATAACCTCCAATTAAGCATCGTCGCGGTGAGTCTCCTGTGCTTCCTATctaaagcccccacatccttccagtaCATCATTTTGTGTaagaatgaactacagatgctggtttaccaccgaagatagactcaaaatgctggaagagcCGCGGTCAgggagcatatctggagaaaaggaataggtgacgtttcgattcgaggccctacttcagactcatCAGTTTCCTTCAAGTGTGTTTTGTTTTTcatagatacagcgcgaaaagagTCCCGTCGGCTGGCCGAGCGTGcggccgaccagcaattcccctaCCTCaaaattatcctacacactagggacaatttacagacgccaaattaacctgcgaacctgaaagactttggagtgtgtgaggaaaccggagcacgctagGAAAACCGACGCGGTggccgggagaacatacaaactccgtacagataagcaccagtagtcagaatcgaacccgtgtctctggcgctgtaaagcaccagctgtaccgctgcgccgccgagGTAGTTTACCATCCAAGCTTCAGGAAAACCGCCATGCGCGTCCTTCATGTTCTGTGTAATACGCCAGAACTGAATTCCCATCACCTCGTCTTTAAATGACTCCTACAGGTGGGATGAGGACTTACATAAGAACAGCTGCACCCAAATTACTCTCCCCACTTTCTGCCTAACAATGTTTTTATTTACCATTCTCCGACCTCAAATAAATCGACAAAACAATCGGTCCATAAAATAATTTTATCATTTTAAGTATAATATCTATCAATATAATCTATTAAATCTGTATTAAATTAAACTTTTAACTactaaattaatacattttattcttcctcttccccccttctctcgagGTCGGCGGAATCCACGGCCACCTCTTGGTAGTCCTTCTCCAGCGACGCCATGTCCTCCCGCGCGTCCTGGAACTCTCCTTCCTCCAGCCCCTCTCCCACGTACCAGTGGACAAAGGCCCGCTTGGCGTACATCTTGTCGAACTTGATGTTGAGGCGGGTCCAGGCCATGGAGATGGCGGTGGTGTTGCTCAGCATGCAGAGGGCGCGTTGCACCTTGGCCAGGTCGCCCCCTGGCACAACTGTCGGGGGCTGGTAGTTGATGCCCACCTGCGGCcggaaaaaaattgtttttaattaattCTACTTGCACAAAAATGCTTGCATTGTCAGTATAGTACAGCGCCTTAAATTGTACAAATGATCATTGATTAATAGCTTACCGATTCCGTTAAATAAATCTCTGGCTGTAATTATTCTCCGGATTGCCATCAGAGCCGCAAGCTCCGATACAAGTGTGTTAGAGTCATGAAGGTAAGATGCTGTGCAGCAGGGAAGCGAGCTCTTCCAGccaccttgcccatgccccaCAGTTGGCATATTAGGCTCGTCTCATTTGCATGCGACTGGcctttatccttctaaaccattcATGTGCATCCTATGTTTTGGGAATTTCTATCTATGCTTTAAATGTGGCAAATGTAAGGGATTCTAGCTTTACCTGACAACTCGTTCCAGATGCGGACTACCCTCTGAATAGATTAATTGTTCGGGAGGTCCTTCTTAAATATCTCATCTCTCGCCTCACGGAGAGGACATCCAGTATTGAGATGTTAAGATGAGAGCACATCTTATCTATGTCCCTCGTGATCTTGCACACCAGAATATGTCCTGCCCCGCAGAATACTATGCCCGAAATTAAAAAGAGCCCTAGCCTATCTATCCTCTCCCAAAAACGCAAGGCCGCAAGGACAAGGACTGTGCGGATGAGACTTTCCTGCACCCTTTGCAAAATATTCACACCCTTCAACTGAACGTTttttcttccattatttattatgtaaaataatatgtgtgttatgattgccactttcatttcactgcacatctcgtatgtgtatgtgacaaataaacttgacttgacttgacttgacttatgcgTGTCTTTCGGGTGCTGATATGATTTATTTGCCGAGTACAAATAGTGCCAAGGATGTATTCTGAGTCGTTGCATGTATGTTGGTATTCCAGCAGATGCGTTAGACTGCATGGGTGTGCATGGAAACGCGAGCGTTGGTCACACTCACCTTGAACCCGGTCGGGCACCAGTCCACGAATTGTATGGAGCGCTTGGTCTTGATGGTGGCGATGGAGGCGTTGACGTCCTTGGGCACCACGTCCCCGCGGTACAGCATACAGCACGCCATGTACTTCCCCTGGCGAGGGTCGCACTTCACCAACTGGTTGGCCGGCTCGAAGCAGGCGTTGGTCAATTGGGAGACGGACAGTTCCTCGTGGTAAGCCTTCTCTGCAGAAATAATGGGAGCATAGTTGACGAGCGGGAAGTGGATGCGTGGGTAGGGAACCAGGTTGGTTTGGAACTCAGTCAGGTCCACGTTGAGAGCGCCGTCAAACCGCAGCGAGGCGGTGATAGACGACACTAACTGTGCCATCAGGCGGTTGAGGTTGGTATAGGTGGGTCGCTCGATGTCCAGGTTCCGCCGACACACGTCGTAAATGGCCTCGTTGTCCATCATGAAGGCGCAGTCGGAGTGCTCCAAGGTGCAGTGGGTGACCAGCACCGCGTTGTAGGGCTCGACCACAGCCGTGGAGATCTGCGGCGCCGGGTAGATGGAAAACTCCAGCTTGGATTTCTTGCCGTAGTCCACGGAGAGTCTCTCCATGAGGAGGGAGGTGAAGCCCGAGCCGGTGCCGCCGCCGAAACTGTGGAAGATGAGGAACCCCTGCAGTCCGGTGCACAGATCGGCCTGaggggggagaatggacaaaagcTCAATTCTGTGCCAACGTGTAAAGGGAAGGAGCGACACGAGAGGGTCATGGTGCTCTCTACAGCCGGCGCCGAGCGAGATGGTCCGGTGAGTATCTCAGTGATAAACAGAGCGGTGACAATGAGTATTTGGGAACACCGTGGCCGCAGCACTCGCGAATACTCCAGTGCAACCGGATACATTGGCGCTGTAAGCACGCGGAGCAATTTGCAGTCCCTGACCAACCTACCAGTTTCCGGATGCGATCCAGGACGAGGTCCACGATCTCCTTGCCGATGGAGCAGTGGCCCCGGGCGTAGTTATTGGCCGCGTCTTCCTTGCCGGTGATGAGCTGCTCGGGGTGGAAGAGCTGCCGGTAGGTGCCGGTCCGCACCTCATCTGTATGGCGGCACAGAGGGAGAATTAACCAATGCCACACACTGCCCCCTCTCCGCACGGGAAGGACTTAAGAGAACGCCCAACATTCTCCTCAACCTCCAACTTACCGATCACCGTGGGCTCCAGGTCGATGAACACGGCCCTTGGTACGTGCTTGCCCGCACCCGTCTCGCTGAAGAAGGTGTTGAACGAATCGTCGCCGCCTCCGATGGTCGAGTCGCTGGGCATCTGTCCATCCGGTTGGATCCCGTGCTCCAGGCAATACAACTCCCAGCAAGCGTTGCCAACCTGGACGCCAGCCTGGCCGATGTGGATTGAAAGACACTCGCGCTGTTGGCGAGGGGAAACAGGCGGTGAGATATTAGGGCGAGAGGTGCGCGTTGGTAATTACTCGTTTGCTGTTGCAGGCCGCGTGATTTACATAATTCCTATTGATCACCACTTGGACTTATTCATACCCTGTTTGCCCCTGATCGTTCATCGTCCCACGCCCA
It encodes the following:
- the LOC129701396 gene encoding tubulin alpha chain-like — protein: MPSDSTIGGGDDSFNTFFSETGAGKHVPRAVFIDLEPTVIDEVRTGTYRQLFHPEQLITGKEDAANNYARGHCSIGKEIVDLVLDRIRKLADLCTGLQGFLIFHSFGGGTGSGFTSLLMERLSVDYGKKSKLEFSIYPAPQISTAVVEPYNAVLVTHCTLEHSDCAFMMDNEAIYDVCRRNLDIERPTYTNLNRLMAQLVSSITASLRFDGALNVDLTEFQTNLVPYPRIHFPLVNYAPIISAEKAYHEELSVSQLTNACFEPANQLVKCDPRQGKYMACCMLYRGDVVPKDVNASIATIKTKRSIQFVDWCPTGFKVGINYQPPTVVPGGDLAKVQRALCMLSNTTAISMAWTRLNIKFDKMYAKRAFVHWYVGEGLEEGEFQDAREDMASLEKDYQEVAVDSADLERRGEEEE